From the Panulirus ornatus isolate Po-2019 chromosome 58, ASM3632096v1, whole genome shotgun sequence genome, one window contains:
- the LOC139766713 gene encoding uncharacterized protein, producing the protein MRTLVVLAVIGVCSASYQAYNHGYGHYGGSYGYYQPKWTGPVAATVPAGVGGKIIPVSDTYEVAAARDAFFKLYQKQLAAVGGHRYGTPGYAHAGHAFVPAVHAHYGAPAHHGAPAHYGAHAHYGVHGAPTQVGDTPEVAAAKAQFFKLYNKQAAAAAAAPDHYTYYHSLAPHLTHTHTAIMRTLVVLAVIGVCSASYQAYNHGYGHYGGHYGYYQPKWTGPVAATVPAGVGGKIIPVSDTYEVAAARDAFFKLYQKQLAAVGAHRYGTPGYAHVPAVHAHYGAPAHYGAHTLYGAHGAPTQVGDTPEVAAAKAQFFKLYNLQAAAAAAAPDHYTYY; encoded by the exons atGAGGACTCTG GTTGTTTTGGCAGTGATTGGCGTGTGCTCCGCCTCCTATCAGGCCTACAATCATGGCTATGGCCATTACGGCGGTTCCTACGGCTACTATCAGCCCAAGTGGACCGGCCCCGTGGCTGCCACAGTCCCCGCCGGCGTCGGCGGCAAGATCATCCCCGTGTCCGACACCTACGAGGTCGCCGCCGCTCGTGATGCTTTCTTCAAGCTGTACCAAAAGCAGTTGGCTGCTGTAGGTGGCCACCGGTATGGTACCCCCGGCTACGCCCACGCTGGACACGCCTTCGTCCCCGCAGTCCACGCCCACTATGGTGCTCCCGCCCACCATGGTGCTCCCGCCCACTACGGTGCTCACGCCCACTACGGTGTCCACGGCGCCCCCACCCAGGTGGGCGACACTCCCGAGGTGGCCGCCGCCAAGGCTCAGTTCTTCAAGCTCTACAAcaagcaagcagcagcagcagccgccgccccCGACCACTACACCTACTAC CACAGTCTGGCtccccatctcacacacacacacacagccatcatgAGGACTCTG GTTGTTTTGGCAGTGATTGGCGTGTGCTCCGCCTCCTATCAGGCCTACAATCATGGCTATGGCCATTACGGCGGCCACTACGGCTACTACCAGCCTAAGTGGACCGGCCCCGTGGCCGCGACAGTCCCCGCCGGCGTCGGCGGCAAGATCATCCCCGTGTCCGACACCTACGAGGTCGCCGCCGCTCGTGATGCTTTCTTCAAGCTGTACCAAAAGCAGTTGGCTGCTGTTGGTGCCCACCGGTATGGTACCCCCGGCTACGCCCACGTCCCCGCAGTCCACGCCCACTATGGTGCTCCCGCCCACTACGGAGCCCACACCCTCTACGGTGCCCACGGCGCCCCCACCCAGGTGGGCGACACTCCCGAGGTGGCCGCCGCCAAGGCTCAGTTCTTCAAACTCTACAACttgcaggcagcagcagcagccgccgccccCGACCACTACACCTACTACTGA
- the LOC139766785 gene encoding cuticle protein CP1499-like encodes MRTLVVLAVIGVCSASYQAYNHGYGHYGGHYGYYQPKWTGPVAATVPAGVGGKIIPVSDTYEVAAARDAFFKLYQKQLAAVGGHRYGTPGYAHAGHAFVPAVHAHYGAPAHYGAPAHYGAHAHYGVHGAPTQVGDTPEVAAAKAQFFKLYNKQAAAAAAAPDHYTYY; translated from the coding sequence GTTGTTTTGGCAGTGATTGGCGTGTGCTCCGCCTCCTATCAGGCCTACAATCATGGCTATGGCCATTACGGCGGCCACTACGGCTACTACCAGCCCAAGTGGACCGGCCCCGTGGCTGCGACAGTCCCCGCCGGCGTCGGCGGCAAGATCATCCCCGTGTCCGACACCTACGAGGTCGCCGCCGCTCGTGATGCTTTCTTCAAGCTGTACCAAAAGCAGTTGGCTGCTGTAGGTGGCCACCGGTATGGTACCCCCGGCTACGCCCACGCTGGACACGCCTTCGTCCCCGCAGTCCACGCCCACTATGGTGCTCCCGCCCACTACGGTGCTCCCGCCCACTACGGTGCTCACGCCCACTACGGTGTCCACGGCGCCCCCACCCAGGTGGGCGACACTCCCGAGGTGGCCGCCGCCAAGGCTCAGTTCTTCAAGCTCTACAAcaagcaagcagcagcagcagccgccgccccCGACCACTACACCTACTACTGA